One window of Dyadobacter sandarakinus genomic DNA carries:
- a CDS encoding cache domain-containing protein yields the protein MSKLFSFSRTQVIIIITVSVMLILGAAYIFIYIPNHKRRVEELRFRCLQNVQANIKAKRDNSVALLKNLLVTHMLNRENYDRRTLRNYISEYSMDNFTLMQPSPAKGVPGIDTEIKNIPDHTLEAIDAKYADNVMITLIHDQLNIFLTKGEYSIGMKYTLNQFFGTLLPLDTYDQYLVLLDTSIIYQTFETGITKIQADSLPTRQGAFSRDQVKDVVIGGTQYKLFAQQLNLDKASVLTVIGLLKKQTYQEEKNELPGNVVIFLMIISITTILILPWIKLYQIGGQDRLTAADGMLTFPIAMLFISILFFTSFKYNFGFGRARPNSEDSKKKLAAELESAFMRDVKQAYNDLTLLDKRFRECSRKESLTGENVIPGLGMIKKIFNERNIDRVFWLDGSGHELASWTSFAQNAPAGIFSNREYFKNIKVGKPFFLKKGEKSSMYLEPVISWVSGKFVSAISKPSGEDTIAAMSFNLKTSDQSILPSGLSYCIIDEKGKVLYHSNSSRNLNEDLFSELTEPETLRSSVLARSNVFFKSSYRGKRYDIYAKSFDNLPFYVVVFEDTQMKVNRDMNVSYFCFFMLLVLFLIIIVELLLVFLLSYQSSYFKKHYFDISWIGPDVRFHNQYVLSIGWNILNILLLWVIYNYVHFLEFLAIQLVSVTTIVLFLNYQYQFFYKNKQADTAKFKTWVSWALIGMILFITLIALFFLPKCPVSLLIYELCLIMLIGIIRVSRYKWEWILDKRWRFQPVRDLSHSFSVMVFSALIITSGIPVAVLFIVSNTQELKMLARYRHKQFADELIRQYPTLGYMDVQPAAKSSKIKIPNAFSDGNWIKDVAIVNTLNFETSRDTEFVEKARLDTMYYQLIPYHADVTPNLSEFNHSSSTGYSYYYDDGLNITYLRLQSGNYLRITSTRLQYENSLDIANNKKNALLYLSVFALTLFACWAILHQILRKLFAMDFPAQDYWNKVDDLILSKPDLNSLLFILGAPGSGKMRVIKKMLADNKFPRLVKKEDSDEFKSVPVTCDDYEELDLFQIPENLDDEEVKEWKKSVSRVYLSEKPLIIVNHFEYDIKNPATNHYKLELLEKLMQKKDSKIMIVSTVHPMHFLDSLSNQLQPGKPSESLTQNDRERWQVILGHFRIVVHQLKVGTWEDAITYPQGLRILSEETNHGHFLVKMQDPIQTEFKKMTALTNAEGSGVAAKIGISAHYFYTYVWQSLTKEEKFLLYDLAEDGLINPYDDYNITILISKGLIIRKNGLLKLFNEGFRNFILTAIGNSEVRLIRNQIRESGNWGKLKTPLTVIAVAVLVFLYASQNEVYSEIIKYVGVITVVVPTVYKIFGALESVFAAKNLLGDRKSNTS from the coding sequence ATGAGCAAACTATTCTCTTTTAGCCGGACTCAAGTAATTATCATAATCACCGTGTCAGTCATGCTGATCTTGGGCGCAGCGTACATCTTTATATATATCCCAAACCACAAAAGAAGAGTTGAAGAGCTGAGGTTCAGGTGCTTACAAAATGTACAGGCCAATATTAAGGCTAAAAGGGACAATTCGGTTGCACTGCTGAAAAACCTGCTGGTGACCCATATGCTGAACAGAGAAAATTACGACAGGCGTACTCTTCGGAACTACATCTCCGAATACTCCATGGACAATTTCACCTTGATGCAGCCCAGTCCTGCCAAAGGTGTGCCGGGAATTGATACAGAAATCAAAAATATTCCAGACCATACCCTTGAAGCGATTGACGCAAAGTACGCCGACAATGTAATGATTACACTGATTCATGACCAGCTCAATATTTTCCTTACCAAAGGTGAATACAGCATTGGAATGAAATACACCTTGAATCAATTTTTTGGCACGTTGCTGCCTCTTGATACTTATGACCAATACTTGGTGTTGCTCGACACTTCGATCATTTACCAGACGTTTGAGACTGGTATCACTAAAATCCAGGCGGACTCTTTGCCTACTAGACAAGGTGCTTTTTCTAGAGATCAGGTAAAAGATGTAGTCATCGGGGGTACACAATACAAGCTGTTTGCGCAACAGTTGAACCTCGACAAAGCATCGGTGCTCACTGTAATTGGCTTGCTGAAAAAACAGACTTATCAGGAAGAAAAGAATGAGCTACCGGGTAATGTGGTTATTTTTCTGATGATCATTTCAATAACCACAATCCTGATTCTGCCCTGGATCAAATTGTATCAGATAGGCGGACAGGACCGGCTTACCGCTGCGGACGGAATGCTGACGTTCCCAATCGCCATGCTATTTATATCAATTCTCTTCTTCACCTCATTCAAATACAATTTCGGTTTCGGGCGTGCCAGGCCTAATTCTGAGGATAGTAAGAAAAAGCTGGCAGCCGAACTGGAAAGTGCATTTATGAGGGATGTAAAACAAGCCTATAATGACCTGACACTACTGGATAAACGATTTCGCGAATGCAGCAGAAAAGAATCGCTTACCGGCGAAAACGTAATTCCAGGCCTGGGGATGATCAAAAAAATATTCAACGAAAGGAATATCGACAGGGTATTCTGGCTGGACGGTTCAGGTCATGAATTAGCCAGTTGGACATCATTTGCCCAAAATGCCCCAGCAGGTATTTTCTCAAATCGAGAATATTTTAAGAATATCAAAGTTGGCAAACCTTTCTTCCTGAAAAAAGGCGAAAAATCCTCCATGTATCTTGAACCTGTAATTTCCTGGGTTTCAGGAAAATTCGTTTCGGCTATTTCAAAACCGTCCGGCGAAGATACGATTGCAGCAATGTCTTTCAATCTAAAAACTTCAGATCAGTCCATTCTTCCTTCGGGGCTTTCGTATTGCATCATTGACGAAAAAGGCAAAGTGCTCTATCATTCCAATTCTTCAAGAAACCTGAACGAAGATCTGTTCTCTGAATTGACGGAGCCAGAAACGCTGAGATCTTCGGTACTGGCAAGAAGCAATGTGTTTTTCAAGTCCAGCTACCGCGGTAAAAGATATGACATTTATGCAAAATCATTCGATAACCTCCCATTTTATGTCGTTGTTTTCGAGGATACACAAATGAAGGTCAACAGGGATATGAACGTTTCCTACTTCTGCTTTTTCATGCTGCTGGTTTTATTCTTGATCATTATTGTAGAGTTGCTGTTGGTTTTCTTGCTTTCTTATCAGAGTTCTTATTTCAAGAAACATTACTTCGATATTTCATGGATCGGCCCGGACGTACGGTTTCATAACCAATATGTTCTTTCAATTGGTTGGAATATCTTGAATATTCTGCTATTGTGGGTGATTTATAATTATGTTCATTTTCTAGAATTTCTGGCAATCCAGTTAGTATCGGTTACAACCATTGTTCTTTTTTTGAATTATCAATATCAGTTCTTCTACAAGAACAAGCAGGCAGATACTGCGAAATTCAAAACCTGGGTTTCGTGGGCTTTGATCGGCATGATCCTTTTTATCACATTAATTGCCCTGTTTTTCTTACCCAAGTGTCCGGTTTCCCTACTTATATACGAGCTCTGTCTTATTATGCTTATCGGCATTATAAGGGTATCCAGGTACAAGTGGGAGTGGATCCTGGATAAGAGATGGAGGTTCCAACCAGTCAGGGATTTAAGTCACAGTTTTTCCGTCATGGTATTTTCCGCCCTGATTATTACCAGCGGAATTCCGGTTGCTGTGCTTTTTATAGTTTCGAACACCCAGGAGCTTAAAATGTTGGCCAGATATCGGCATAAGCAATTTGCAGATGAGCTCATCAGACAGTACCCGACCCTAGGCTATATGGATGTGCAACCTGCGGCAAAATCCAGTAAAATCAAGATTCCAAATGCGTTTTCTGACGGTAATTGGATTAAAGATGTTGCCATTGTCAACACGTTGAATTTCGAGACATCCCGCGACACGGAATTTGTTGAGAAGGCTCGTTTAGACACTATGTATTATCAGCTCATACCATACCATGCCGATGTAACGCCTAATTTAAGCGAGTTTAACCATTCAAGTTCAACGGGCTATTCCTACTATTATGATGATGGATTAAACATTACCTATTTGCGCTTACAATCCGGAAATTATCTACGCATAACGTCGACCCGCTTGCAATATGAGAACTCACTGGATATTGCAAATAACAAGAAAAACGCGCTTTTGTACTTGTCGGTGTTTGCATTAACTCTCTTCGCTTGTTGGGCCATTCTGCATCAGATTCTAAGAAAATTATTTGCAATGGACTTTCCTGCACAGGATTACTGGAACAAGGTTGATGACCTTATCCTAAGCAAACCGGATCTCAATTCACTGCTTTTTATATTAGGCGCACCTGGTTCGGGGAAAATGAGAGTTATTAAGAAAATGCTGGCTGATAACAAGTTTCCTCGCCTGGTAAAGAAAGAAGATTCTGATGAATTTAAGTCAGTGCCCGTAACTTGCGATGATTATGAGGAGCTGGACTTATTTCAAATCCCGGAAAATTTAGATGACGAGGAAGTAAAGGAGTGGAAGAAAAGTGTTAGCAGAGTTTACCTGTCCGAAAAACCCCTTATCATCGTCAATCACTTTGAGTATGACATTAAAAATCCGGCAACCAACCATTATAAGCTGGAACTTCTTGAAAAGCTGATGCAAAAGAAAGACTCAAAGATTATGATCGTCTCTACGGTTCATCCGATGCATTTTTTAGATTCGCTCAGTAATCAGCTTCAACCCGGGAAACCTAGTGAAAGCCTCACTCAGAATGACCGCGAAAGATGGCAGGTGATTCTCGGACATTTCAGGATTGTTGTTCATCAACTCAAAGTCGGCACATGGGAGGACGCAATAACCTACCCGCAGGGACTTCGGATATTGTCCGAGGAAACGAACCACGGTCACTTTCTGGTTAAAATGCAGGATCCGATCCAAACAGAATTTAAAAAAATGACGGCTCTCACCAATGCGGAAGGAAGCGGGGTGGCGGCAAAAATCGGCATATCTGCGCACTACTTTTATACATATGTATGGCAATCGCTCACAAAAGAAGAGAAATTCCTGCTGTATGATCTGGCCGAAGATGGGCTGATTAATCCGTACGACGATTATAACATTACCATTCTGATCAGTAAAGGGCTGATCATCCGGAAAAACGGGCTATTAAAATTGTTCAATGAGGGGTTCAGAAACTTTATCCTAACGGCTATTGGGAATTCTGAAGTGAGGCTCATCCGAAATCAGATCAGGGAAAGTGGAAACTGGGGTAAGCTGAAAACGCCACTGACCGTAATCGCTGTGGCGGTGCTGGTTTTTCTTTACGCATCTCAAAACGAAGTTTATTCAGAGATAATTAAATACGTCGGGGTCATTACAGTCGTAGTACCAACAGTTTACAAAATATTCGGAGCATTGGAAAGTGTATTTGCAGCAAAGAACTTATTGGGCGATCGAAAAAGTAACACAAGCTAG
- a CDS encoding peptidoglycan recognition protein family protein, with the protein MSHSLIWLPDVLAAADLKIALVDGWETRGSRDVGNIFGVICHNTVGPKTGNMPSLNVLVNGRVGGTHPLPGPLSQLGLGRDGTYYIISAGRCNHAGRGIWQNFSNGNSNFIGIEAENTGGADDFPWPAVQLDAYHRGVAAILKHVGKGAEFCAGHKEYALPKGRKPDPSLDMDIFRSHVAAILSGRAPAPVLIPAANTTGKRTIRRGGDYPENLIIELQTKLDITVDGDFGPKTEAAARAFQLKNGLVPDGIVGPKTWALLDSQP; encoded by the coding sequence ATGAGCCATTCACTGATCTGGTTACCCGATGTGCTTGCCGCAGCGGACCTTAAAATAGCTTTGGTAGATGGGTGGGAAACCCGTGGTAGTCGTGATGTGGGGAATATCTTCGGTGTGATCTGTCACAATACGGTGGGGCCGAAAACAGGCAACATGCCAAGCCTCAACGTGCTTGTCAATGGTCGGGTTGGCGGAACGCACCCGCTACCAGGACCGCTATCACAATTAGGCTTGGGTCGTGATGGAACTTATTATATCATCTCCGCCGGTAGATGCAATCATGCGGGAAGAGGTATCTGGCAGAATTTTTCCAATGGCAATTCTAATTTCATTGGTATAGAAGCTGAAAACACCGGCGGTGCCGATGACTTCCCTTGGCCAGCAGTGCAATTGGACGCATATCACAGAGGAGTAGCAGCGATATTAAAGCATGTTGGAAAAGGTGCCGAATTCTGTGCAGGGCATAAAGAATACGCCTTACCAAAAGGACGAAAACCTGATCCAAGCCTGGATATGGACATCTTTCGGTCGCACGTGGCTGCAATTCTGAGTGGTAGAGCACCTGCACCCGTACTCATACCAGCAGCAAATACAACCGGTAAGCGGACCATCAGAAGAGGAGGTGACTACCCTGAAAATTTAATTATCGAACTGCAAACGAAACTTGATATAACAGTCGACGGTGATTTTGGACCAAAAACGGAGGCAGCCGCGCGCGCATTTCAATTAAAAAACGGGTTAGTTCCTGATGGCATTGTCGGCCCGAAAACGTGGGCATTACTCGATTCACAGCCCTAA